In a genomic window of Flammeovirga agarivorans:
- a CDS encoding helix-turn-helix domain-containing protein produces MEKEDTYYLQFEEGPHVNYFNTLSRYFTNMNISNHDLYHKKGNDVVEGTVIKVCDRISMAVFSCSLSKKMIWERIKPDNDPNLLHLAIICEGNLKHYFKNKVKEVEADNMNGIIFYNGLFPLNVEFEPNKRLTSITFKFYKSDIEEVFTDSSAFINGLFDENEGVIYHLPIFQEIKKLANDTIFFYKEGFNRKAYLKARGLEILAVLFKKLENNQITKQNSLKVQDMERMNAVKAKLLDSLSTSVNTEELAKEFAISVSKLNKDFKNMTGTSIYKFYINAKMDEAYRRLKTGKYSVSDVGYDLGYTNLSKFSEMFRKMKGVNPIEVI; encoded by the coding sequence ATGGAAAAAGAAGATACTTATTATTTACAGTTTGAAGAAGGACCTCATGTAAATTATTTCAATACACTTTCTAGGTACTTCACCAACATGAATATCAGTAATCACGATTTGTACCATAAAAAGGGTAATGACGTGGTTGAAGGTACTGTTATTAAAGTCTGTGATAGGATAAGTATGGCTGTTTTTTCATGTTCTCTTTCAAAAAAAATGATATGGGAAAGAATAAAACCAGACAATGATCCCAATTTGCTTCATCTAGCAATTATTTGTGAAGGCAATTTGAAACATTATTTCAAAAATAAAGTAAAGGAGGTCGAAGCCGACAATATGAATGGAATTATATTTTATAATGGATTGTTCCCTCTTAATGTTGAATTTGAACCTAATAAACGTTTAACCTCTATTACTTTTAAGTTTTATAAATCAGATATAGAAGAAGTCTTCACAGACTCTTCTGCTTTTATCAATGGTTTATTTGACGAAAATGAAGGAGTTATTTACCACTTACCTATTTTTCAAGAAATTAAAAAGTTAGCAAATGATACTATCTTCTTTTACAAAGAAGGTTTTAACCGTAAGGCATATTTGAAAGCAAGAGGGTTAGAAATTTTAGCAGTTCTCTTTAAAAAGCTTGAAAACAATCAGATTACTAAGCAAAATAGCTTAAAGGTTCAGGACATGGAAAGAATGAATGCTGTAAAAGCTAAATTATTAGATTCACTTTCCACTTCTGTTAACACAGAAGAACTCGCCAAGGAGTTTGCCATTAGTGTTTCTAAATTAAATAAAGATTTTAAGAATATGACTGGCACTTCCATTTATAAGTTTTATATCAACGCGAAAATGGACGAAGCCTATAGAAGGCTAAAGACAGGTAAGTATTCTGTAAGTGATGTAGGATATGATTTAGGGTATACTAACTTATCTAAATTTTCTGAGATGTTTAGGAAAATGAAAGGAGTCAATCCAATTGAAGTTATTTAG
- a CDS encoding BamA/TamA family outer membrane protein: MKPLLITSLVAYSQIAYSQESNNDTKDLEELVENKNIPKKGKLYIAPLPVIASNPAYGLIYGVAASGSMFMGDPKTTKMSNVLATATYTTKDQLMLLMRGNIYSNENKWMFQSDYRLMLSSQPTYGLGTGSTEHFNSPRYSVFDEKDNTNGELMNFDFFRIHQTALKEIKPSFYVGTGIHFDRFANIVDENLDVENGDLTHHYVYSQKHGFDPNGYNLLGLSATALYDTRDNIANPYEGRFLNASFRYNGEVLGNSTGSSTLFLEYREYISLSKKVPRNILALWTYANVTTHGHLPYMALPSTAWDQMGRSGRGYAQGRFRGEDLFYAEAEYRFRLPLIGSKPDLLGGVLFANATSVAARDAKERLMQNWNMGYGAGLRIQIQKATRTNIGIDYGMNTAGEGGALYLNLTEYF; this comes from the coding sequence ATGAAGCCCTTATTAATTACAAGTTTAGTGGCCTATTCTCAAATTGCTTATTCTCAAGAAAGTAATAATGACACTAAGGACTTAGAAGAATTAGTCGAAAATAAGAATATTCCAAAGAAAGGAAAGCTTTATATCGCTCCTTTACCTGTAATTGCTTCTAACCCCGCCTATGGTTTAATATATGGTGTAGCAGCATCAGGTAGTATGTTTATGGGAGATCCTAAGACCACAAAAATGTCTAATGTATTGGCTACAGCAACGTATACAACGAAGGATCAACTTATGTTATTAATGAGAGGTAATATTTATTCCAACGAAAATAAATGGATGTTCCAATCAGATTACAGGTTAATGCTATCGTCTCAACCTACATATGGACTTGGAACAGGTTCAACAGAACATTTTAATTCTCCTAGATATTCAGTTTTTGATGAAAAAGACAATACTAATGGTGAATTAATGAATTTTGACTTCTTCAGAATACACCAAACAGCATTAAAAGAAATAAAACCTTCTTTTTATGTAGGTACAGGTATTCACTTTGACCGTTTTGCAAACATTGTTGATGAAAATCTGGATGTAGAAAATGGTGATTTGACACACCACTATGTATATAGTCAGAAACACGGATTTGACCCAAATGGATATAACTTGTTAGGTCTTTCTGCTACTGCATTATATGATACTCGTGATAATATTGCCAATCCATACGAAGGTAGATTCTTAAATGCTTCATTTAGATACAATGGTGAAGTTTTAGGTAATTCTACGGGGTCATCTACATTATTTTTGGAATATAGAGAGTATATTAGCTTATCGAAAAAAGTTCCAAGAAATATTCTTGCTTTATGGACTTATGCAAACGTAACTACTCATGGTCACTTACCGTACATGGCTTTACCATCAACAGCATGGGATCAAATGGGTAGATCAGGTCGTGGATATGCACAAGGACGATTCAGAGGTGAAGATTTATTCTATGCTGAGGCAGAATATAGATTCCGCTTACCATTAATAGGTAGTAAACCTGATTTATTAGGAGGAGTACTTTTTGCTAACGCAACTTCAGTTGCCGCAAGAGATGCTAAAGAAAGATTAATGCAAAACTGGAATATGGGATACGGAGCAGGCTTAAGAATTCAAATTCAAAAAGCTACACGTACCAATATTGGCATTGACTACGGTATGAATACTGCTGGAGAAGGTGGAGCTTTATACTTGAATTTAACCGAGTACTTCTAA